In Phragmites australis chromosome 16, lpPhrAust1.1, whole genome shotgun sequence, one DNA window encodes the following:
- the LOC133895387 gene encoding 12-oxophytodienoate reductase 7-like isoform X1, which produces MDRSPPPDQNPRPSLLSPYQTPRFRLAHRVVLAPMTRCRAPGAVPGPALAEYYAQRSTEGGLLISEGTVVSPAGPGFPRVPGIYNQEQIDAWKKVVDAVHAKGGIFFCQLWHVGRASHQVYQPGGADPISSTDKPISSRWRILMPDGSYGKYPTPRRLATLEIPEIVEQYRQAAINAIEAGFDGIEIHGAHGYLIDQFLKDGINDRTDEYGGSLSNRCRFLLEVTRAVVSAIGADRVAVRVSPAIDHLDAYDSDPLRLGLAVVDRLNALQQEAGRRLAYLHVTQPRYTAYGQTESGQHGSAEEESRLMRALRDAYRGVFMCSGGYTRELGQEAVESGNADLVSYGRQFIANPDLVERFRRGAALNRYVRKTFYTPDPVVGYTDYPFLGQPKARI; this is translated from the exons ATGGatcgctcgccgccgccggaccAGAACCCGCGCCCGTCTCTCTTGTCGCCATACCAGACGCCCCGCTTCCGCCTTGCCCACCG GGTGGTGCTGGCGCCGATGACCAGATGCAGGGCGCCCGGCGCGGTCCCGGGACCCGCGCTGGCGGAGTACTACGCGCAACGGTCCACGGAGGGCGGCCTGCTCATCTCCGAGGGCACCGTCGTCTCGCCCGCCGGCCCGGG GTTTCCTCGTGTCCCTGGGATATACAATCAAGAGCAGATTGATGCATGGAAAAAGGTGGTTGATGCTGTTCACGCCAAGGGAGGCATCTTTTTCTGCCAACTGTGGCATGTAGGCCGAGCTTCTCACCAAG TATACCAGCCAGGTGGTGCAGATCCAATATCCTCGACTGATAAGCCGATCTCATCGAGGTGGAGGATACTGATGCCTGATGGCTCCTATGGCAAGTATCCAACACCGAGGCGCCTAGCCACATTGGAGATACCTGAAATAGTTGAACAATACCGTCAAGCCGCCATAAACGCCATCGAAGCAG GTTTTGATGGCATTGAGATCCACGGTGCCCATGGCTACCTCATCGATCAGTTCCTCAAGGACGGCATCAATGACCGGACTGACGAATACGGTGGCTCACTCTCCAACCGTTGCCGGTTCCTACTGGAGGTTACCCGCGCCGTGGTCTCGGCGATCGGGGCAGACCGTGTCGCGGTCCGGGTGTCACCGGCCATCGACCACCTCGACGCCTACGACTCAGACCCCCTGCGACTGGGCCTGGCCGTGGTGGACCGTCTCAACGCCCTCCAGCAGGAGGCCGGGCGGCGGCTCGCCTACCTCCACGTCACGCAGCCGCGTTACACGGCGTACGGGCAGACGGAGTCGGGCCAGCACggcagcgccgaggaggagagCCGCCTGATGCGCGCCCTGCGCGACGCGTACCGCGGCGTGTTCATGTGCAGCGGCGGGTACACGCGGGAGCTCGGGCAGGAGGCCGTGGAGAGCGGCAACGCCGACCTGGTGTCGTACGGGCGGCAGTTCATCGCGAACCCGGACCTGGTGGAGCGGTtccggcgcggcgcggcgctgaACAGGTACGTGCGGAAGACCTTCTACACGCCGGACCCCGTCGTGGGGTACACGGACTACCCGTTCCTCGGTCAGCCAAAAGCGCGCATCTGA
- the LOC133895387 gene encoding 12-oxophytodienoate reductase 7-like isoform X2: MDRSPPPDQNPRPSLLSPYQTPRFRLAHRFPRVPGIYNQEQIDAWKKVVDAVHAKGGIFFCQLWHVGRASHQVYQPGGADPISSTDKPISSRWRILMPDGSYGKYPTPRRLATLEIPEIVEQYRQAAINAIEAGFDGIEIHGAHGYLIDQFLKDGINDRTDEYGGSLSNRCRFLLEVTRAVVSAIGADRVAVRVSPAIDHLDAYDSDPLRLGLAVVDRLNALQQEAGRRLAYLHVTQPRYTAYGQTESGQHGSAEEESRLMRALRDAYRGVFMCSGGYTRELGQEAVESGNADLVSYGRQFIANPDLVERFRRGAALNRYVRKTFYTPDPVVGYTDYPFLGQPKARI; the protein is encoded by the exons ATGGatcgctcgccgccgccggaccAGAACCCGCGCCCGTCTCTCTTGTCGCCATACCAGACGCCCCGCTTCCGCCTTGCCCACCG GTTTCCTCGTGTCCCTGGGATATACAATCAAGAGCAGATTGATGCATGGAAAAAGGTGGTTGATGCTGTTCACGCCAAGGGAGGCATCTTTTTCTGCCAACTGTGGCATGTAGGCCGAGCTTCTCACCAAG TATACCAGCCAGGTGGTGCAGATCCAATATCCTCGACTGATAAGCCGATCTCATCGAGGTGGAGGATACTGATGCCTGATGGCTCCTATGGCAAGTATCCAACACCGAGGCGCCTAGCCACATTGGAGATACCTGAAATAGTTGAACAATACCGTCAAGCCGCCATAAACGCCATCGAAGCAG GTTTTGATGGCATTGAGATCCACGGTGCCCATGGCTACCTCATCGATCAGTTCCTCAAGGACGGCATCAATGACCGGACTGACGAATACGGTGGCTCACTCTCCAACCGTTGCCGGTTCCTACTGGAGGTTACCCGCGCCGTGGTCTCGGCGATCGGGGCAGACCGTGTCGCGGTCCGGGTGTCACCGGCCATCGACCACCTCGACGCCTACGACTCAGACCCCCTGCGACTGGGCCTGGCCGTGGTGGACCGTCTCAACGCCCTCCAGCAGGAGGCCGGGCGGCGGCTCGCCTACCTCCACGTCACGCAGCCGCGTTACACGGCGTACGGGCAGACGGAGTCGGGCCAGCACggcagcgccgaggaggagagCCGCCTGATGCGCGCCCTGCGCGACGCGTACCGCGGCGTGTTCATGTGCAGCGGCGGGTACACGCGGGAGCTCGGGCAGGAGGCCGTGGAGAGCGGCAACGCCGACCTGGTGTCGTACGGGCGGCAGTTCATCGCGAACCCGGACCTGGTGGAGCGGTtccggcgcggcgcggcgctgaACAGGTACGTGCGGAAGACCTTCTACACGCCGGACCCCGTCGTGGGGTACACGGACTACCCGTTCCTCGGTCAGCCAAAAGCGCGCATCTGA